From Dehalococcoidia bacterium:
AGCACTACGCTCGGGCTTCTTGCCGGCTACTTCCAGGGCCCGATCGACTATGTCATCCAGCGCAGCGGCGAGATCTGGTCGGCGTTCCCGGGCCTGATTGCCTTGCTCCTGATAGTTTCGCTCCTCGGCCCGCCGCACACGGAGGGCACCAAGTCCGGTTTCCTGGCGATCTTCCAGATCATGTGGGACATGAGGAACCTGGTGTTCGCGTTCTCGATCGGCGCGGTCTTCGGTGGCTCGCGGATCGTGCGCGGTGTCTCGCTGTCCCTCAAGAACTCCGAGTACGTGACGGCAGCGCGGGCGCTCGGCGCCAGCGACCTGCGCATCATTTTCCGGCACCTGCTGCCCAACGTAATGCCCTACGTCATCGTCGGCGCCACCGCGGGCGTCGGCGCCGTCATCCTCGGAGAGGCCGCCCTGAGCTTCCTGGGACTGGGCGTCGCGCCCGGGACGCCTTCGTGGGGACAGGACCTGAGCGGCCGGAACCGCCAGTTCTTCACCCACGCCTGGTGGATCGCCGTGGCCCCTGGCGCCGCCATCAGCCTCACGGTTCTCGGGTTCAACCTCCTCGGCGACGCGCTGCGTGACGTCCTCGACCCGCGCCTGCGTGGCACGAGGGGTGGACGCTGAGTTCGTTGACAGCCCTCGGGGGCCGCGAAATAATCTCGGTAAATCTGGTGGCGGCTATGCGCCGTGCCCGGACAGGAGCAGCGTAATGAGCGAGCTTATCGAAAAGCTGCGCAACTCACCTTCGCGACGGAACCCGCCTTACAGGCCGCTCGCCCGGATCGACGACGCCGAACGCGAGGCGCTGAAGCGGAAGATCGGCGGCGTGGAGAACTACAACGGCCAGGCGATGCGCGAACTCGTCCAGGCCGCTCCCGATAACCTCGAGCTGCGCAAGGCCATGGTCAGCTCGATCATGAGCGCCGAATTTGCCGGCATCGATGCCTTCAGCCGTAAGGTCGTCGAGTGGCAGGAGTGGGACGTACCCGAGTCCCTCATCCTGGCGATGGCGCGCCAGACGTGGGACGAAGTGCGGCACGCCCAGCTCAGCAAGGGCGTCCTCGAGTCCTACGGGGGCGTGGTCGGCGAATATCCGGACACGCTCGCCGGCGGCCAGGGCGGAGGCGGAGGCCAGGCCCAGGCGGCCGCGCCTGCCCCGGCGAATGGCGGCCAGGCCAACGGCGGCCGGGCGCAGGGCCAGGCAGTCGCGCAGGCCGCGCTCGGCGAGGCGTTCATGCGCAACCCGATCGCCAGCCTCTCCATGACCAACGTCTCCCTGGAGGGCGGCGCCTTGACGCTGTTCAAGGGCACGAGCGAGCTCGGTCGCAAGATCGGCGACCACCTCATGGAGCACTGCTACGACTACAACTGGGCCGACGAGGTCACACACGTCGCCATCGGCGACTACTTCGTGAAGAAGCTCACGGAGGGCGACCCGCAGAAGGAGCGCTTTGCGCTGATGGCGCATGCGCGGCACGAGATGATGCGGGGCAACCTGACGCCAGCGCAGGCAGAGGAACTGAAGGCCTTCTTCGCCGAGGAGATGGAGCGCGCCGGGGAGGCCCTGGTGAGCGAGCAGCCGGCAGCCGGCGGCTATCGTTAGTGGCCTACGTAATCGACCTGAAGGCCTGTATCAACTGCAGCCTCTGCCGCCGCAATTGCCCGACGGAGTGCATCGTCTACTACCGCACGGGCCACCGTACGCACGTCATCGACCCCGAGGGCTGCATCGACTGCGACATCTGCGCCCAGTACTGCCCCGTCGACTGCATCAGCATCGATGCGACCTACGTGCCGGACCCGGTAAAGCTGGAAGCCGCCAAGGAACGCGCGCGGCAGTGGGCGCGCCGGCGGCGGCAGGAGCAACTCGCGGCCCGCGAGGCGGCGAAGCGGACGCTGGCTGCGATCCGGGGGGCATAACCGAAGGAGGCGCGCGTGCCAGAGCTGTGCATCGACACCAGGCAAGTCGGCGGGGCCTTCTCGGTGGACGAGTGCGCGCGCCGCATCATCCATTACCGCTACGCCGAGAAGGCGTGCATGACGGCAGAAGCCGCATGGGCCTCGACCACGCCGAACATGAAGTGCAAGTTCGCCTTCGGCGAACACTGCTACCAGGACTCGGTGCACTATTACTGGCTCGGCCAGCGGCTGCCCGAGCTGAGGGCCGTCGAGGGCGCAGACCTCGATACCCCGCCGACCTTCCGCAGCTCGACACTGGCAGCGCCCCCGAACCCGGAGTTCGAGCGCTTCATCCAGGAGATGCAACTCCAGGACGAGGAGTTGCTGCGCCTGGTGGGGCTCTACCGGGTCCTCAAGACGCACCTCGTCGTCTATTACCGGCACCACATCACCGTCACGGACCCGATCTGCGACGGCCCCTCCGTTCGCATTCTGAAGCACATCCTCCTCGAGGAAGAGGAGCACCTGAAGTGGGGCCAGGCCCTCTACGAGGAACTGGCGGACACGCCGGCGCTGCGGCGCAAGGCTCTGGAGTGGCAGATGCACCTCGAGGAGCTGCTGGCTGCGTCGGGCGGCGTGACGGGCGGGCGCTGACTGCCTCTCTCCCGACGGAGGGCCGCAGCACCGCAGCCGCCGCCGCGAGGGGTCGCATTTCGAGCTCTCGAGCGCCGGTTCCCGCTGCTCCCTTTAGCCCGCTAAGATAAGATAGGTTCGCCCAGATTTTTCCTTCGAGGATGGCCAGCCCGTGGTAATGCTGCTCAATCCCTTCCTGGCGGAGTTCCGGACCAACCCGTATCCGGCGTACAAGATGCTCCGCGAAGCCGACAGGGTGATGTGGCAGGAGATGATGCAGGCCTGGCTGGTCACGGGCTACGACGAGGTCGAGGCGGTCTTGAAGGACCACGGGCGCTTCTCGTCCGAGCGCCAGCGCGCCGCGAACCGGATGGTGGCGCAGCTGATGGACCAGCAGGACCAGGGCATCATGCGCCGCACGGCCACGATGCTCAGCGCCGACCCGCCGAACCACACCCGCATGCGCACGCTGGTGAACAAGGCCTTCACCCCGCGCGCCGTGGAGCAGATGCGGCCGCACATCCAGGAAATCGCGGACGAGCTGCTCGATGCGATACCAGACCCGACGAGCTTCGACATCGTGAAGGACCTGGCAGTCCCGCTGCCGATCATCGTGATCGCGGAGATGCTGGGCGTATCGCCGTCCGACCGCGAGCAGTTCAAGGCCTGGTCGACTGATATCGCCAGCGTACTGGGCAGCTCGGGCCAGCCCCAGGAAGTGCTGCAGCGGGCGCAGCAGAGCTCGCAAGAGCTTTCGGCCTACTTCGCGGGGATCATTGCCGAGCGGCGCGCGGAACCGCGGGAAGACCTGATTTCGGCCCTCATCGCCGCCCGCGACCAGGGTGACCGGCTCACCGAGGACGAATTACTGGCCACCTGTGTCCTTCTGCTTGTCGCCGGCAACGAGACGACGACGAACCTGATCGGCAACGGCATGCTCGCCCTGATGCGCAATCCGGACCAGCGCCGCGAGCTGCAAGAGGACCCCTCGATCATAGCCTCCGCGGTCGAGGAGTTGCTCCGCTACGATGGCCCCGTGCAGGCCACCAGCCGCGTCGCGTTGCAGGACCTCGAATTCGCTGGCAAGCAGATCAAGCAGGGTCAGATCGTGATCACGTTCCTGGGCGCCGCCAACCACGACCCCAAGCAATTCTCCGATC
This genomic window contains:
- a CDS encoding ABC transporter permease; this translates as MTTAEIPVERPSPFGPLAAVRPAQRFLSAVLKFVRTKPLGAFGALLVVFFVFMAMFSPWIAPYDATRSVDAPLLKPSTDHWLGTDSVGKDVFSRVLVGSQISLAIAVSVVAINVTLSTTLGLLAGYFQGPIDYVIQRSGEIWSAFPGLIALLLIVSLLGPPHTEGTKSGFLAIFQIMWDMRNLVFAFSIGAVFGGSRIVRGVSLSLKNSEYVTAARALGASDLRIIFRHLLPNVMPYVIVGATAGVGAVILGEAALSFLGLGVAPGTPSWGQDLSGRNRQFFTHAWWIAVAPGAAISLTVLGFNLLGDALRDVLDPRLRGTRGGR
- a CDS encoding 4Fe-4S binding protein → MAYVIDLKACINCSLCRRNCPTECIVYYRTGHRTHVIDPEGCIDCDICAQYCPVDCISIDATYVPDPVKLEAAKERARQWARRRRQEQLAAREAAKRTLAAIRGA
- a CDS encoding cytochrome P450 translates to MLLNPFLAEFRTNPYPAYKMLREADRVMWQEMMQAWLVTGYDEVEAVLKDHGRFSSERQRAANRMVAQLMDQQDQGIMRRTATMLSADPPNHTRMRTLVNKAFTPRAVEQMRPHIQEIADELLDAIPDPTSFDIVKDLAVPLPIIVIAEMLGVSPSDREQFKAWSTDIASVLGSSGQPQEVLQRAQQSSQELSAYFAGIIAERRAEPREDLISALIAARDQGDRLTEDELLATCVLLLVAGNETTTNLIGNGMLALMRNPDQRRELQEDPSIIASAVEELLRYDGPVQATSRVALQDLEFAGKQIKQGQIVITFLGAANHDPKQFSDPERLDLRRPDNHHMAFGHGIHYCLGAPLARVEGQIAISTLLRRFPDIEPDFEQPEWGSSFILRGLKSLPVHSRRATKAR